One Catharus ustulatus isolate bCatUst1 chromosome 20, bCatUst1.pri.v2, whole genome shotgun sequence DNA window includes the following coding sequences:
- the SCPEP1 gene encoding retinoid-inducible serine carboxypeptidase has translation MGLLRAVTALSVLLLAAGVVLRQPQEPKELWGYVEVRSKAHMFWWLYYANNPTRDFTELPLVLWLQGGPGASGCGYGNFEEIGPLDKEMKPRNTTWLQAASILFVDNPVGTGFSYVDDCSLFAQNLTTVVSDMMVFLGEFFKCRPEFQTIPFYIFSESYGGKMAAGVALELHKAVQKGAIKCNFMGTALGDSWISPLDSVLSWGPYLYSTSLLDDNGLAEVTAVAKEIMDAINKNQYGLATELWGKAEGVIEENTDNVNFYNILTKDVPEVKSDEQENLHLMRLYQRYVRKMHQNSLDELMNGPIRKKLMIIPDCVKWGGQSKQVFENMAEDFMKPVIDIVDQLLAANVSVTVYNGQLDLIVDTMGQEAWIRKLKWPDLDQFSQKRWKALYVSPESTETAAFHKAYRNFAFFWILKAGHMVPADQGEMALKMLRMVTQQQD, from the exons ATGGGGCTGCTCCGTGCTGTGACCGCGCTGtccgtgctgctgctggcggcAG GTGTAGTTCTGAGGCAGCCCCAAGAGCCAAAAGAGCTGTGGGGATATGTGGAGGTTCGGAGCAAGGCCCACATGTTCTGGTGGCTCTACTATGCAAATAACCCAACCCGAGACTTCACAGAGTTACCTCTTGTCTTGTGGCTTCAG GGAGGTCCAGGAGCTTCAGGCTGTGGATATGGGAACTTTGAAGAGATTGGTCCATTAGACAAAGAAATGAAACCAAGAAACACAACCTGG TTGCAGGCAGCCAGTATCTTGTTTGTGGATAATCCTGTGGGCACTGGGTTCAGTTATGTGGATGACTGTAGCTTGTTTGCCCAAAACCTTACCACCGTAGTTTCTGATATGATGGTTTTTCTTGGAGAATTCTTCAAGTGTAGACCAGAATTCCAG ACCATCCCATTCTACATATTTTCTGAATCTTACGGAGGTAAAATGGCTGCTGGCGTTGCTTTAGAGCTGCACAAG GCTGTTCAAAAAGGAGCCATAAAGTGCAATTTTATGGGGACTGCTCTTGGAGACTCATGGATTTCTCCTTTAG actctgtgctgtcctgggggCCCTACCTTTACAGCACT TCTCTCCTTGACGATAATGGTCTGGCAGAGGTGACTGCTGTTGCCAAAGAAATAATGgatgcaataaataaaaatcagtatgGGCTGGCCACTGAGCTCTGGGGCAAGGCTGAAGGTGTCATTGAAGAG AACACAGACAATGTGAACTTTTATAACATCTTGACTAAGGATGTTCCAGAAGTGAAATCAGATGAACAAGAAAATCTCCATCTCA TGCGGCTTTACCAGCGCTATGTCAGAAAAATGCATCAGAACAGCCTCGATGAGCTGATGAATGGGCCCATCAGAAAGAAGCTGATGATCATTCCTGACTGTGTGAAGTGGGGAG GTCAGTCCAAACAGGTCTTTGAGAACATGGCTGAGGACTTCATGAAACCTGTCATCGATATTGTTGATCAGCTTTTGGCAGCCAATGTCAGTGTTACAGTCTATAATGGGCAGCTGGACCTCATTGTTGACACCATGG GCCAGGAGGCATGGATCCGGAAACTGAAGTGGCCTGATTTGGACCAGTTCAGCCAGAAAAGGTGGAAGGCACTGTATGTGTCTCCAGAATCCACTGAGACAGCTGCTTTCCACAAGGCTTATAGGAACTTTGCTTTCTTCTGGATTCTCAAGGCTGGGCACATG GTGCCAGCTGACCAAGGAGAGATGGCACTCAAAATGCTCAGGATGGTGACCCAGCAGCAGGACTAG
- the LOC117005166 gene encoding meteorin-like protein, producing the protein MYPARALRVLLEPNVASAQHSTVCIKPASDFQGASIYVERAGQLHLVLSEAEGARPQHVSCFSSQSPQGVALFLQASPQRDISRRTASFQYKLLSNQSATGPDFKKMALVEAMCRPCDNMELLMAICSSDFVVKGSIRNVSHDSENHMSQVDVSVQKVYRQKNRIFQQEERGGEWRGPIRTLLQCKVKKGGGDFLFTGNEHFGEAWLGCAPRFKDFMLVYQAARERGANPCEFELN; encoded by the exons ATGTACCCAGCACGAGCCCTGCGAGTGCTCCTGGAGCCCAACGTGGCCAGCGCCCAGCACAGCACGGTCTGCATCAAACCCGCCAGCGACTTCCAGGGCGCCAGCATCTACGTGGAGCGCGCTGGGCAGCTGCACCTGGTGCTGAGCGAGGCCGAGGGGGCTCGGCCCCAGCACGTGTCCTGCTTCAGCTCGCAGAGCCCACAAGGAGTGGCCCTGTTCCTGCAGGCCAGCCCGCAGAGGGACATCAGCCGCCGCACCGCCAGCTTCCAGTACAAGCTGCTGAGCAACCAGAGCGCCACTGGGCCCGACTTCAAAAAGATGGCCCTGGTTGAAG CTATGTGCCGTCCTTGTGACAACATGGAACTCCTTATGGCCATTTGCAGCAGTGATTTTG TGGTGAAAGGATCCATCCGAAATGTCTCCCACGACTCAGAGAACCACATGTCCCAGGTGGATGTCAGTGTCCAGAAGGTCTACAGGCAGAAAAACCGAATTTTCCAGCAGGAGGAGCGGGGTGGGGAGTGGCGAGGCCCCATCCGAACCCTCCTGCAGTGCAAGGTGAAGAAGGGAGGGGGAGATTTCCTCTTCACTGGCAATGAACACTTTGGGgaagcctggctgggctgtgcccctcGGTTTAAGGATTTCATGTTGGTTTACCAGGCTGCCAGAGAAAGGGGAGCCAACCCCTGCGAGTTTGAGCTCAACTGA
- the TRIM25 gene encoding E3 ubiquitin/ISG15 ligase TRIM25, with amino-acid sequence MAALESEPSLSGLEEELTCSICLCLFSSPVTVPCGHNFCAACLELTWAGLSRGFSCPQCRATFEGRPQLQKNTVLCRVVEQLQGRAGAKGEEQEEENGAVETAGGCWAQEPPVSCDSCREAPAVQTCLTCTASFCAEHLRPHRDSPAFRDHQLCPPLRDLQQRKCPQHNRLFEFFCSNHGACICSLCLLGHKLCPTIPLEQAKAAAQTLLKKKLVELHNHSEKTARAMNTVKTNQSQSAETASRKKELIRNEFSEIKALIEERENEIMKAITEEEKRVWNKFDYIYSVLGNKKNEIHSLKDQIEMALTESDDVLFLKRAAALQKTSIKEAFVPVVEMDQSVMHSTYQAAIILKDVVKISVIQSREKKDDAKLGKFKAPPAAHLNKPSVGKKPPGPHQTHKEKTIPPAQSPSQGETDTKEKKKAAKVAPTITPAPAAAAAAAAGASKELIDSFLKKPREELLQYAANITLDYNTAHNTLVLSDNYTRISISDSFPGHKQHPQRFTDYRQVLGFQCFKRGIHYWEVQLQQSSFCAVGVCYGSMERRGADSRLGRNSKSWCIEWLNSRISSWHNDVEKCLPNTKATKIGVLLHCEGGFVIFMAVGEKNNLIYKFKAQFTEALYPAFWLFSSDAALSLCHMKE; translated from the exons ATGGCAGCGCTGGAGTCGGAGCCGAGCCTGTCGGGGCTGGAAGAGGAGCTCACCTGCTCCATCTGCCTCTGCCTCTTCAGCAGCCCCGTGACGGTGCCCTGCGGGCACAACTTCTGCGCCGCCtgcctggagctcacctgggccgGCCTCTCGAGGGGTTTCAGCTGCCCGCAGTGCCGGGCCACCTTCGAGGGCCGCCCGCAGCTGCAGAAGAACACGGTGCTGTGCCGGGTggtggagcagctccagggccgCGCTGGGGCCAAGGgcgaggagcaggaggaggagaacgGGGCTGTGGAGACAGCGGGGGGGTGCTGGGCGCAGGAGCCCCCCGTGTCCTGCGACAGCTGCCGGGAGGCTCCGGCCGTGCAGACCTGCCTGACCTGCACCGCGTCCTTCTGCGCCGAGCACCTGCGGCCGCACCGCGACAGCCCCGCCTTCCGCGACCACCAGCTCTGCCCGCCCCTGCGCGACCTGCAGCAGCGAAAGTGCCCCCAGCACAACAGGCTCTTCGAGTTCTTCTGCAGCAACCACGGCGCCTGCAtctgctccctctgcctgctCGGGCACAAGCTGTGCCCCACCATCCCCTTGGAGCAGGCAAAAGCCGCTGCCCAG ACGCTGCTGAAGAAAAAACTGGTGGAGCTGCATAACCACAGTGAAAAAACTGCCCGGGCAATGAACACGGTGAAAACAAACCAGAGCCAATCTGCT GAGACAGCTTCAAGAAAGAAGGAATTGATCAGAAATgagttttcagaaataaaagctctaattgaagaaagagaaaacgAGATCATGAAAGCAAttacagaggaagaaaagagagttTGGAATAAGTTTGATTATATTTACAGTGTTTTGGGAAATAAGAAGAATGAAATTCACTCTCTCAAAGATCAAATTGAGATGGCACTGACTGAAAGTGATGATGTTCTGTTTTTGAAG agagcagcagcactgcaaaaaaCATCAATAAAAGAGGCTTTCGTTCCTGTAGTTGAAATGGACCAAAGTGTGATGCATTCCACTTACCAGGCTGCCATTATCCTCAAAGATGTAGTGAAAATTTCAGTGATTCAGAGTAGGGAGAAAAAAGACGACG CCAAACTTGGGAAATTTAAggcccctccagcagctcatCTAAACAAACCCTCTGTTGGAAAAAAGCCCCCTGGACCAC ATCAGACCCACAAAGAGAAAACCATTCCCCCAGCTCAAAGCCCTTCACAGGGGGAGACAGATACCA aagagaaaaagaaagctgcTAAAGTTG CACCAACCATTacacctgctcctgctgctgctgctgctgctgctgctggtgcttctAAAGAGCTCATTGACAGCTTCCTGAAGAAACCCAGAGAGGAGCTCTTGCAGT ACGCTGCCAACATCACTCTGGATTACAACACAGCTCACAACACCCTGGTTCTGTCCGACAACTACACCAGGATATCCATCTCCGACTCCTTCCCGGGTCACAAGCAGCACCCCCAGCGCTTCACCGACTACCGCCAGGTGCTGGGCTTCCAGTGCTTCAAGAGAGGCATCCACTACTGGgaggtgcagctgcagcagagcagcttctgCGCCGTGGGGGTGTGCTACGGCAGCATGGAGCGGCGCGGCGCCGACAGCCGCCTGGGCAGGAACAGCAAGTCCTGGTGCATCGAGTGGCTCAACTCCAGAATATCATCCTGGCACAACGACGTGGAAAAGTGCCTGCCCAACACCAAGGCTACCAAGATTGGGGTGCTGCTCCACTGTGAGGGGGGCTTTGTGATCTTCATGGCGGTGGGGGAGAAGAATAACTTGATCTATAAGTTCAAAGCCCAGTTCACTGAAGCCTTGTACCCAGCCTTCTGGCTGTTTTCCAGTGatgctgctctctccctctgtCACATGAAAGAGTAA
- the COIL gene encoding coilin — MMAGSGGPLRLRLVFDHPPPASPGCALCWLLLEPGQARLVTDLLSLIRHRFGFSRRARLSLFLEGALLPPAESARLVRDNDSLRVKLEEIVADDYEDVDDDFIYTTKEDKKRHRHKQDEEEFSRNEGKHKRKKKKEKHNLEYSSCREETSVDTWESQKRYTKRKRKEEVGGRNSLTEGKEESSTSHFKKMKKTEREKQLATKKKDEKQTKVAAAKIALERANESFSLNSGKNSTKESRKNRVGASDSSSTSSDSDSSELNVKESKSSHKTVVVTLPKDKSQAASDSDVKTNKVAVKSNTVKTKTAISKNAKKPQSSSSDSDSSSEDEKVTPAQDSTAKEKPVPNHVVAVKASTKAPKTKSSSSDSDSSDSDTLVIKKPAAGAGLGNSIVRNCTKQLPASAQGSFASPGRGRGRGTREDNFWRGPRGHGFRGMMRGHGRGANPGFFYNYSSEGQKQRQLNEAATNTSVLVQNPVEIPKRDYSALPLLAAPPQVGERIAFKRLELTENYSPEVSDYKEAKIISWNAEKKQIELEILSTSAGQFAKEPGKFDLVYQSADGEELIEYAVPQDTKITESWDALIEPRLIVEPPVNGSSVEN; from the exons atgatggcgggcagcggcggcccgCTGCGGCTGCGGCTGGTGTTCGACCACCCTCCGCCGGCCAGCCCGGGCTGCGcgctgtgctggctgctgctggagccggGCCAGGCGCGGCTCGTCACGGACCTGCTCAGCCTCATCCGCCACCGCTTCGGCTTCAGCCGCCGCGCCCGCCTCAGCCTCTTCCTCGAGGgggcgctgctgccgcccgcCGAGAGCGCGCGCCTGGTGCGGGACAACGACTCGCTGAG agtaAAATTGGAAGAGATAGTTGCCGATGATTATGAAGATGTAGATGATGACTTTATTTACACAacaaaagaagataaaaaaaggCACAGACACAAGCAGGATGAGGAAGAATTCTCTAGGAATGAAGGGAagcataaaaggaaaaagaaaaaggagaagcaTAACCTCGAGTATTCCTCTTGTAGGGAAGAGACATCTGTAGATACTTGGGAGTCTCAGAAAAGgtacacaaaaagaaaaagaaaagaagaagttGGGGGAAGAAATAGTCTCACAGAAGGTAAGGAAGAGAGTTCTACttcccattttaaaaagatgaaaaaaacagagagggaGAAGCAGTTGGCAACAAAAAAGAAGGATGAAAAGCAGACAAAGGTTGCTGCAGCAAAGATCGCTTTAGAACGGGCAAATGAGAGCTTCTCTCTAAATTCTGGTAAAAATAGCACCAAAGAGTCCAGGAAAAACAGGGTGGGAGCTTCAGATTCCTCCAGCACATCGtctgacagtgacagcagtgaatTAAATGTGAAGGAAAGTAAATCTTCCCATAAGACTGTAGTGGTGACACTTCCCAAAGACAAATCCCAAGCTGCTTCAGATTCTGATGTGAAAACTAACAAAGTGGCTGTAAAGTCTAATACTGTAAAGACTAAGACTGCAATTagtaaaaatgctaaaaaaccCCAGTCTTCCAGTTCAGATTCTGACTCGAGTTCAGAGGATGAGAAGGTGACACCAGCACAAGACAGCACTGCAAAGGAAAAACCAGTGCCAAACCATGTGGTGGCTGTAAAAGCCAGCACCAAGGCTCCCAAAACAAAGAGCTCCTCTTCAGACTCTGATAGTTCAGACTCAGACACACTTGTCATTAAAAagcctgcagcaggtgctggacTGGGTAATTCCATAGTAAGGAACTGCACTAAACAGTTGCCAGCCAGTGCCCAAGGATCGTTTGCCAGCCCTGGCCGTGGAAGGGGGCGTGGAACCAGAGAGGATAACTTCTGGAGAGGACCTAGGGGCCATGGGTTTCGTGGGATGATGAGGGGCCATGGGAGAGGAGCAAACCCTGGCTTCTTCTATAACTACAGCAGTGAAGGCCAGAAACAGAGGCAGTTAAATGAAGCTGCGACAAACACTTCTGTCCTAGTCCAG AATCCTGTGGAGATTCCCAAGAGAGACTATAGTGCATTACCTCTTCTAGCTGCTCCACCCCAAGTGGGAGAAAGAATTGCCTTTAAG CGCCTGGAACTAACTGAAAATTACAGTCCTGAAGTTTCAGACTATAAG GAGGCAAAAATAATCAGTTGGAATgctgaaaaaaagcagattGAACTTGAGATCCTTTCAACATCAGCAGGACAAT ttgcTAAGGAGCCAGGGAAGTTTGACCTGGTGTACCAGTCTGCAGATGGAGAGGAGCTGATCGAGTATGCGGTGCCTCAGGACACCAAG ATAACTGAAAGCTGGGATGCGCTGATAGAGCCAAGACTGATCGTGGAGCCTCCAGTTAATGGATCCAGCGTTGAAAATTGA